From the Wolbachia endosymbiont of Encarsia formosa genome, the window CGTTTTCCATTAAATCAGGCAAAAATTGTTTCAAAAGATCTCTTGTAAACCAAGCAGGCTTACCTACGTACTTTTCTTCGGAATATTTTCCAGAATTTACCCCGCATGTGTCTTGCTCAGTATGACCAGGATTGACAAGAATACCTTCTATGAATGTGTCATTTTCATCTCCATCATCTTCATCTTTTTTTGTCTTTTCATCTTTTGTATTGCGACCTTCATCATCGCCTTTTTTCCTACCATCCCTATCAAAGCCTTTTTTATTGAAGCCATCTTTATCAAAGCCTGTTCTATCGTAGCCATCTTTATCAAAGCCTGTTCTATCGTAGCCATCCTCATCAAAGCCTTTTTTATTATAGCCTTCCTTATTGAAGCCATCTTTATCAAAGCCTTCCTTATTGAAGCCATCCTTATCAAAGCCGTCTTTATCTTTATCGCCTTTATCGTGGTTATTTTTATCACGCTTATAATCTATCTCATCCTCTATTTCTTTTTTTATTTTATCCTTTATCTCATTTTTAATCTTTTCTTTCAGTTCATTCTTAGTCTTATCACTAATCTCAAACTTAAGATCTTTCTCTAGCTCAGTTTTAATCTTTTCTTTCAGTTCATTCTCAGTCTTATCACTAATCTCAAACTTAAGATCTTTCTCTAGCTCAGTTTTAATCTTTTCTTTCAGTTCATTCTTAGTCTTATCACTAATCTCAAACTTAAGATCTTTCTCTAGCTCAGTTTTAATCTTTTCTTTCAGTTCATTCTTAGTCTTATCATCAATCCTAGAATTAGGGTCTTTACCACCACCTAGCTTTGTATGTAAATGAACTTTCAACATATGTGGTAGTTGATCTGCATGCTTGCAGTTTGAGTAAGGAAAAACTCTCTTGAACATAAAATAACTCCATGAATATTACTAATAAATTAATATAAAATGCAAGTGTATAGTAACAATATACACACCTTTATTACTTCTATAAAAAATAGACAATGTGTTCTGGTTCTGATATCTCTTCAGGAGAAAATGCTGATTCTTTGCGCGCAATTACTATAGCACCATTTATCGAATCTAAACAAAGTTTGCATTCAGGATTACTATCACATTCTCCTATGAGATAACCGTCTGAACCAATTTTAATACTGTTGTCACCTCTATCAATAACTTCTCTACATTTTTGAAATATTAAGCCAGTAGTTTCATTAGTCTTGGCATCTTTAAGCTCTCCAGAAACTGCATCAACTGCTACTGTAAGTTTTGAATAGTCAATTGGTTTTTTAGGTTCTGGACAAGCAGGACACTCAGGTACTATTACATCAGGACAAGGAGGTATATCAGGACATTTTACATCAGGACAAGGAGGTACGTCAGGACATTTTACATCAGGACAAGCAGGACACTCAAGTACTGTTACATCAGGACATTTTACATCAGGAAGATGTATATTTAATTCGACTTCATCATAATACGGATAAAAGTGGTCATGGCAATGTGGGTTAAAGTGGTTATGACAATGTAGATCAAAATTATTATGGTACCGTGGGTCAGTTGTGTAAGCTGTACGCGTAGGAATACATGAACCAACACGTGGAGATGAGGAAAAATTATAATTCATAAGAATCCTTTAAAAAATAACTATTAGATTATTATAGGATAAAAAAGTTAATGATTTAATAATTTTAATGCTGAGATTAGCATATACAAACTTACAGTACATTTCAAAATACGACTTTAATATAGAAGATATTCGCATTGAAAAGCTTTGCCACAGCAAAATGCTGCTAAGATTTCAAGAAAAAGCTGTCAGTAGTCAAATTTATTGTATTTTAAAGCAAAATGTGAAGCACATGGTTTCCCATGTGCTATTGGAAGTACGTATAGCAAGAGTGAAAGAACGTACGTTTGTTAGTGATTTAAATCTAACCTCTTAGCAGAAAAAATCAAACGTATCACAAGGATTATAACATGTTTCATAATAGTTATGATATGAGTTAAAATGATTGTGGCACGAATTAGTAGCACAAGGTGCGTATGCAGGTGCACAAGCTTGTGCACAGTTCGATACTGGTGCTGGTAAAGCTGGCAAATTATAACCCGTAAATGGTAGTTTTGGTAAATTACTGTAATTATAAACCATAATAATCCTTAAAAAAATACTATAAGATGATTATAAATCAAAATGATTAAAAATTTAATAACTTTAATTATAAATCTAGCATATCAACTAACGATATGATGTAAATTTTCTTTCAATTCCACTGTATCTTCGCCAGTTTTGCATACAACCCGTCTTTACTTATTAGGGAGTCATGAGTTCCTACTTCTTCTACTTTCCCGCAATTAATCACTATAATCTTGTCAGTTTTGAGTGCGGTTGACAGTCTGTGTGTGATTATGATTGTTGTTCTGTTTTGCATTAATTTGCTCAGTGCTTTTTGCACGAGGTTCTCACTTTTATAATCAAGGGCAGAGGTTGCTTCATCCAGTATTAAAACCTGAGGATTTTTGAGTATGGCCCTTGCTATTATAATACGTTGTTTTTGTCCTTCAGAAAGTTTCAGTCCTCTTTTTCCTACAAATGTATCAAATTTATCCGGTAGCTTATCAATAAATTCCATCGCATAAGCGCTGATAGCTGCTTGCTTCACCTCTTCATATTCAGCATCTGGTTTACCATATAGTATATTTTCCATTATTGAACAAGAGAATATCATATGGTCTTGTGGCACTAAGCCAAACAACGATCTGAGGTCATTTAGCGCAATTGATTTAATGTTGTGCCCATCAATAGTAATGCTACCTTTATTTGGATCATGAAAACGGAGCAGAAGTTTTAAAATGGTGCTTTTACCACTTCCAGATGGTCCAACAATTGATACTGCTTGACCTGCCTCTATAGAAAATGATACGTTATTTAATGCTGGCTTATCAGCATAAAAAAATGTTACATCGTTAAACGCAATTTCTTTTTGAATACTATTAATTCTTATAGGATTTTCGCCATTTACTATAGAGCTTTTCATGTTCGTAAACTCAAACAAACGCTCTACTATTCCAAGACCTCGTTGCAAATCACTGATATTATCGCTCAAATTATTTATAGCTCCTGCCGCAAGCGCTGAATAAAACACAAATGAAGATAGTTCTCCTATGGTCATATTATTACTTAAGACTTCTTTTATTCCAAAAAAAAGCAAAATAACTAGTGAACCTATCACACACGTGATAACTAGAGTTACTAAAATAGCGCGCAAGAATACTAGTTTTACATACGATTTTGATACTAAGTTTAAATGTTCCTGAAAACGAATTTTTTCATTTTCTTCTAGTACAAATGATTTAATGGTTACTATAGATCTAAAATTTTCCTCACTAAATGATGCAAGCTCACTTGATTTATCATGAGCAAAGCGTGCATAATTGCGAACTTTTTTTCCAAGTGAAGTCATGATAATGAGCAGTATGGGTATTATTGCAGCTGCATATGCGGTTAAATGTAGATTTGTGTATAACAGCATTGCAACACTACCAGTTAGTACCACTGCATTCCTCAATATTGTCAATAAGCTGCTGTTTATTATCGATTGCAATGCAGAGGTATCAGTAATGAGTGCTGAGATAACATCTTGCACACCTGTATTCTCAAAGAAACTTGGTTGTAAATCAGTAATACTGCTATATAAGTCATATCTGATTCTTGCGACAACTTTTTCGCTGCCAATGCCAATGAAATATAACCGAATAAATGAAGTGAAAGAAATGCCTAAAACTATCAGTATTGCAACTACAAGCTTGGTAGTAAAGTTATGCTCTGCGCCAGAATCAATTATGTTGCTTAAGCCACTACCAAAAAGAAGAATCGTTAAAGCTGAAAATATAACTGCAATAAAAGCTATGCTAAAATAATGTAGACTAGGTTTTATATAGTAAAATAGCTGCTTAATGTTAGATCGCATTTTATTTTAAAGTTAAGTATTTAGCTTCAGGAAAAAGTTACAATATTAGTCTACAGTGTACTTCGTTAGAACAATACGTTCAAGAAACTTTAGCTTGATTTCTACTCAAAGAAAAACGCTGCGAAATTACAGAAAGTTAGCAAAAAAACTACTGAATATACCAGAGTTTATTTTGTTCCAATGTGTAACGCCACTATTCCATAGCTCATATTGTGAAACTCAACATTCTTAAAGCCTACCTCTTCAATTTCCATTTTAAAATTAGTTTGAGTTGGAAATTCTCTTATGCTCCTTACTAGGTATTCATAAGAACCCTTATCTTTAGCAACTATGCTACCAATTTTAGGAATTACTTTAAATGAGTATAAGTCATAAAATTTGGTGAATATCTCATTTTGATAATACATAGGGGCAAACTCCAAGCAAATAAATTTCCCATCTGGCTTCAATACCCTATATGCTTCACTTAAAGCCTTCTTGCGGTCAGAAAAGTTTCGAATACCAAAAGCTACTGTATAATAATCAAATTCGGAATCTTCAAATGGTAAACTCTCTGCATTTGCACATACCCAATTGAAATTGAGCTGATTTGAATTTATAGCCTTATCACGCCCTTTGTCCAGCATGTTTTGATTTATATCACATACTGTAATTTTAGCACTTGGTTCCCCTTTTGCTATTCTTATAGCTATATCTCCGGTTCCTCCAGCAATATCCAAAATCTTGGAATTCTTTTTAAAATGCACACTACTTACCATCTTCTCTTTCCATAGCCTGTGCACTCCAAGACTCATTATATCATTCATGATGTCGTAGCGATTTGCTACAGAATCGAAAACCTCTTTAACTAATAGTGATTTATCCATATTTTATACAGAGATTGCTTACATAATTATTTTAAACTTTAGCAGTTAAATTAATATACTAATGAGAAAAATATACTACAATTAAACGTATTTAATCCAGTAAATCATTAGTGTCGACAGTTTTTTCACAAAATATCATCTCTCTTATTATGATATTATCTGTAGCAGTTGTTGACATGGCAACAGACTTATACTCAGTTGCATTGCCAAGTATTGCCAACTATTTTAAGGTGAAAGGTAATATAGCGCAGCTTACGATCAGTTTAAATTTAGTAGGAATTGCAATATCTGGATTAATTTATGGCCCATTG encodes:
- the ubiE gene encoding bifunctional demethylmenaquinone methyltransferase/2-methoxy-6-polyprenyl-1,4-benzoquinol methylase UbiE, which gives rise to MDKSLLVKEVFDSVANRYDIMNDIMSLGVHRLWKEKMVSSVHFKKNSKILDIAGGTGDIAIRIAKGEPSAKITVCDINQNMLDKGRDKAINSNQLNFNWVCANAESLPFEDSEFDYYTVAFGIRNFSDRKKALSEAYRVLKPDGKFICLEFAPMYYQNEIFTKFYDLYSFKVIPKIGSIVAKDKGSYEYLVRSIREFPTQTNFKMEIEEVGFKNVEFHNMSYGIVALHIGTK
- a CDS encoding ABC transporter ATP-binding protein, producing the protein MRSNIKQLFYYIKPSLHYFSIAFIAVIFSALTILLFGSGLSNIIDSGAEHNFTTKLVVAILIVLGISFTSFIRLYFIGIGSEKVVARIRYDLYSSITDLQPSFFENTGVQDVISALITDTSALQSIINSSLLTILRNAVVLTGSVAMLLYTNLHLTAYAAAIIPILLIIMTSLGKKVRNYARFAHDKSSELASFSEENFRSIVTIKSFVLEENEKIRFQEHLNLVSKSYVKLVFLRAILVTLVITCVIGSLVILLFFGIKEVLSNNMTIGELSSFVFYSALAAGAINNLSDNISDLQRGLGIVERLFEFTNMKSSIVNGENPIRINSIQKEIAFNDVTFFYADKPALNNVSFSIEAGQAVSIVGPSGSGKSTILKLLLRFHDPNKGSITIDGHNIKSIALNDLRSLFGLVPQDHMIFSCSIMENILYGKPDAEYEEVKQAAISAYAMEFIDKLPDKFDTFVGKRGLKLSEGQKQRIIIARAILKNPQVLILDEATSALDYKSENLVQKALSKLMQNRTTIIITHRLSTALKTDKIIVINCGKVEEVGTHDSLISKDGLYAKLAKIQWN